A window of Micromonospora sp. WMMC415 genomic DNA:
AACCTGTACGTGCTGGCTGGGGATTTCCGGCAGGCATGCGAGGCCTTCGAGGCACTGGCACGTGACCTGGACCAGTCAGCGGACGAGCCGGATCTTGCCGAAAAGTGCCGGCAACAAGCGATGGCCTGCCGGCTCGAGTTGGGCCAGTCGACCAGAGCCACGAGCCACCCTTGATCCGTTAGCTCGCTTCCCGTTGCCTCGCCGGCCGTAGACATCAGCCGTTCGTGCTCACCCGCCCACCTGGGGTGTGAAATCTGGACATCCCTGGGCCGCGATATCCATAGAGGACTGCTCGCGTCCGATGTGTCGTGATCGAGACAGCCGCCATGGTGGTAAGCCGCTAGCCTGCTGCCGTGACGACGGCAGACAGTCTCGTGAACGGCGGCACTGCCTCCTCGGGCAGCCGCGGCATCATCGACGGCTTCGAGGGTTACGTCACGCCGACGGCTGAGGAGTACAGCCGCGTCCTCGCCACCGGAATGGTGGTGCTCGACGCCAACGTGCTGCTGAACCTCTACCGCTACACCGCTGGTGCCCGCGACGACCTGCTCGCGGTGATGGAGAAGCTGTCTGACCGCCTCTGGGTGCCCCACCGTGTGCTGGTCGAGTTCTGGCGGAATCGCGACCGGGTACTGCGTGATCCTCGGGACACCGGCAAGACCGTTCGTGAGCTGGAAGAGCTGCGGGGCCGTGCGGCTCGCGCGTTCCAGACGTGGGTCAACCGAGTGTCGCTGCCCCCCGACCGTGCATCGGAGGTGCTCGGCCAGCTCAGCGCTGGTTTCGACGCAGTCATGCGATACGTAGACGACTTCAAGGACGCCACGGCGATGGACGCCGCCCGCGACACGAACACAGACGTCGTGCTTCGCTCACTCCGTTCGATCCTGCAGGGCAGGGTCGGGCATCCGTTGGACGAACAAGCATTGGCGGCCGCGCTCGTCGAGGCGCAACGGCGTCTCGACGAGAAGATTCCGCCGGGCTACATGGATCGCAAGAAGGAAGGCGCCGAGGGAGCAGGTGACTACCTCGTCTGGGAGCAGGTGCTCCGCGAGGCCGAGACGCGACGCTGCGACGTCCTGTTCGTAACCGGCGATGTCAAGGAGGACTGGTGGCGGGAGGAGGGGGGTGAGCGGCGCGGCCCTCGCATCGAACTCGTCGAGGAACTACGGCAGCGGGCCGGCACGCGACTGTTCATGGTTCGCCCACCACAACTGCTGAACTACGCCCGCGGTGCGCTCGCCGTCACGGTCCGGGACCGGTCCGTCGAGGATGCGGACAAGGTCGACGCCTTCCTCTCCGAGGCGGAGCCGGAACTCGCCAACGGCGGCTGGGATCCGGACGCCGTCACCTATCTGCTCGATCGCCTCGCCCGGGAGGCACCCCGGCAGGCCATCGTGCTCCTCAAAGCCGCGCAGCAGGGCGGGTACGTCAGCAGGAGTCAGGTCTACGAACTGACCCACTTCCCCCAGGAGCGCAGCCTGCGTGGGTTCACCCGACCCTTCAACCGCATCGTGCAGTTGATGCGCGAGGAAGGCGTCCTCCCAGAGGAGGCCGTCGACGTCTTCTGGGCGGTCTACAACGACGAGTCACCCAGCTTCGGAGTCGCTGCCGGCTTCCAGATCCACGACGACGTTCTGCCGCTCTTCCTTTCCCGAATGCGCGATCGCAGCCCAGGCGGGGAGGATGCCGACTGACGGGTAATGATCAACAAGGGGATGCCGCACTGGGTACTGCACCTCGCGTGTTTGGCTCTTGCCACGTCGTCACGACGCGCGGACCAGCTCCAATGCCTGAAGCGCGATCTGTACTGATGCCGGCCCAAGCTTCGGCGCCTGCTCGTCGCTGACGGGGTTTGGCGCAGCCAACCGAACCTCCATGATCACGTTTGAGTCCAGGACCTCGAGCCTGGTGTCGCCCGAGACCTCCTGGTAGCGGACGGCATCCGCCGCGATCTCGGAGCCGCCCTGGAAGGGTTGAGCCGTACTCGTCCGGGCGGCACGGTCGAAGCCGGTGCGGGCAGCGCCCGGGCTGTCGAACGTCTGCACGCGCACCAGGACAAACCCGCCCGCGTACCCGTCTCCGCCGAAGAATCCCTGGCTGCAGCGGAAGCCGGGGCCCCGGTCATCGTCCACGGGTGGAATCGGCATCACCTTGCGGAAGGCCGGGTTGGCGAGCGTGTAGTCGATGCGGTCGCAGAGGTCGGCCGGCACAGTGCGCATCGGGCTGGGTGACGGCCCGGCCGCCGGCTGCTCGCCGCCGGCACAGCCGCTGAGCAGCAGGACGGGCAGTATGGCGCTCGCAGCCGCGGTCAGCGCTGCTCGGGTAGGCAAGATCGTCACGGCAGGGGAGTGTGCCAGAATCGCCGGCCGCCGAAAAGAGGTAGGGGACTGCCGGGTCAATGCGATGACCTGCAGTGACCAGGGATTCCGGACCCTCTCGCCCCTGGCTGTCGGTCAGAGCCGGGTCGCGGCCAGCCGGACGCCGAGGCCGATGAGGGCGACGCCCGTCGCGGCGTCGATCGCCCGCCGCACCGTGGGACGGTTGAGGAGCCGCCGCAGCGCGGCCACCACGTTGGCCACGCCCAGAAACCACAGCAGGGCGACGGTGACGGCCACCACCGCGAGCACCACGGCGTCGACGACCGACGCGTCGGTTCCGAGGAACTGTGGCATCAGCGCGACGAAGAACACCGCCGCCTTCGGGTTGAGCACGTTGCACAGCAGCCCCTGGCGGAACGCCGCGAGCACGCTCGTCTGCTCCTGCCGGCCCTGGTCGGCGACGAGTCCGCCGCTGTCGCGGGCCGCCGCGAGCAGCGCCCGGATGCCCAGGTAGGCGAGGTAGCCGGCCCCGACGAGCTTGACCACGGTGAAGGCCGTCGCCGACGCCGCCAGCAGCGCCGCGACACCGGTCGCGGCGGCGACGGACCAGACGAAGACGCCGGCCGCGATTCCGGCCGCCGTCGCCATCCCGCGCGTACGGCCCGAAACCGCGGCCTGGCGTACGACGATGGCGAAGTCGGGGCCGGGGGACAGCGCGCCCAGCGCCATCACCCCGGCGAACGCGACGATCGTCGTGGCAGTCACGACTGGGCGTGGTGGGCGCGTAGTCCGCTCTTGGTGGCGGCAGTGAAGGCGGACCACGCGGCCGGTGCAAAGGTCAGCGCCGGGCCGTTCGGGTCCTTGGAGTCGCGGACGGCGACGATGCCGGGGAGGTTGGTCGCGACCTCGACGCAGTCGCCGCCGTTGTCGCCGCTGCGGGTGCTCTTGCGCCAGATGGTGCCGGTCAGGTCAGTCATGCCGCATCTCCCCGATGATTCTCTTGATCATGTCCTTCGATTCTGCCTCGCCGAGCGTGAGCACATCCAGCCCCCTCCAGACGCGTTCGTAGGCGGCCAGCTCATCGGGCTTGTCCAGGTAGAGCGCACCGGTCAGGGACTCGCTGTAGACGACCGACGGTTCCGGGGCGGCGCGGCCATTCTTGGTCGGCGGAAAGTCGAGGATGACGAAGGACCCGGCGACGGCACCCGGCTGCGGACCGGCCGCCAGCGGCAGCACTCGGACCGACACGTTCGGTAGGTCGGACAGCTTGACGAGTTGGTCGAGCTGAGCACCCATGACCGCCGAGCCACCAACGCCTCGCCGGAGCACCGCCTCTGACAGGACGGCCTCAAGCCGCGGAGCTGCCGGCAACCGTCGGACCAGCAGGGCCTGCCGCTGAAGTCGGACCTGCACCGCCCGCTCGCGTTCTTCGTCGCTCAAGCGCCCGCCGAGGCGGTAGAGGGCGTGGGCGTACTCCTTCGTCTGGAGGATTCCGGGGATCAGCGATTCGTCGTAGCGGCGGAGGTACGCGGCGGCGGATTCCAGGCCGACGTACAGCTCGAACCAGCTCGGTACCGCGTCCCCGTACGCATGCCACCAGCCCTTCGACTTCGTCTCCGCGGCCAGGCCGCGCATTGCCTCGGTCATCTCCGGCGACACCCCGTACAGGTCGCACATCGCCTTGACGTCGAGCACCCGGACGGGACCCATGCCGCACTCGATGCGCCAGATCTTCTGCCGGCTGTACTCCAAGGCCTCGGCGGCGGCGTCGAGGGTCACCCCCGCCTCGTTGCGGAACTGCCGTAGCAGCCGGCCGAGCTGCCGGCGCGGCACGGTCGATCCGAGTTCCTCGGCCATCCGCACACTCCCTGATTCCATGACGCAACAATGCGTGACCTGCTCGTGCAACACCTAATGCGTCCAGGAAAGAAAGTCAATGCATGTCCGGGAAATCGCGGTATCAAACGTTGCGCATCCACTGCGGACTGTCACAGGATGACCACAGCGCGGCGGTCGGACGATCCCCCCGACCGGCCGCCGCGCTTCCCGATCGCAGCGCCTGGCTCGGATCGTCGGCCGCTGGATCACCGTGTTGCCGATGATGGACCCGGGGGAGATGACCGTCTCCGAGGAGGACAAGCAGTTCCTCCGGCACCGCGTCTTCTGCGACCTGCGGCTACCGGGTGGCCGGCGCTGTGTGCTCCGCGACGGCCACGACGGCGAGTGCTCCCGCCGCCTGCGCCGCTGACACAACCGGACGGTCCGTCATCCCAACTGCCCGACCCGCCGAATGCAGTAGTGATCATCAAGCCGCTAACGTGCGCAGCACGGGAGGTGGTCGGTATGGCACGGTGGGACGCCTGGTTCGAGAACGGGCAGCTTGTCGTCCGGCGTCGGCGGTTGCTTCCCTGGCGGAAGGCGGACGTCAGGTCGATACCGCTGAGCTCGATCCTCAGCATCGGGTCGCTCACCGCGGCCGACCATGCGAAGCGGCGCGCGCAACTCAGCGTTCAGGACCCGTCGGCACCGCACCTGACCGAGGTGATCCCGGTCCGGTTCGCGCCCGAGCAGTGGGAGATCGCCGGCTGGTTCGTACGGGAACGCCAAGGGACACCGACGGAACCGCCGCCGCAAGCGGATGCCCCGCCCCGCCCGGCTTTCGACGTTCCAGCGCAGTCGCGGCGACGGGCGCAGCCGCCGGCCGCACTGCAAGCCCACCTGGCGGCCAAGCCGGCGGCGCCCGCCACCGCTGGTCCGACCCGGAAAGCGTCGTCGCAGACAGCGACTACGGCGTCGACAACCCCGGTGATGCGGGCCGGCGACGGCAAGCGGTCGGTGTGGCTGTGGCTGCAGAACGGGGAGATCCACGCCCTCTCTCATCCCGGTGGGCGACACCACGCCGCGCAAGCTGAGCCCCGCCGATGTCGCCCGGCTCCTGCTCGCTGACCCGGCCAGGGCGATGCCGGCGATCCGTGTGTTGACCGGTTTCGCCGACAGCCGGCAGGCACTGGCCCGCCTGCGAAGCTGGCGGTCGGCCGACCGGGCCGTGGTCAACCTGAACGCCTCCGACCTGGCTGGGCGGCGGGTCACCGAGGCCCTGCAGAAGCCGGGCCGGAGCAACCCGGACGGCACCGTACGGACCGTGTTCGGCGGCCTGCCGAGCCTGAACAAGCGCCGCCGGTGAGCCTGAGCCACGGAGACGCCGGGCGCGCATGGATTGCGCCGCCGGCGTCTCCGTCCCTCTTCATTTGGCGAGCGAGCCCAGGCTGAAGCCGTCGAGCAGGTTGATGAGGTCGTCGTCGCGGGTCACCTCGTAGCCATGCTCCCGCAGCTCCGCGACCAGTTCACCCTCGCGGTCGAGCGGAATCTCGAGGTACTCGCCGTTGTGCGTCGTGTACACGACTTTGCCGTACTGGTCCTGCAGGTCCTCCGGCAGCACGTCGAACGCCCGCGTCGTGACCATCGGGGGCCAGTTCCCGTCCACGACGGAACCCACCTCGGTGATGTCGAAGGGCTTGTCGTCGGGGTAGTCGTCCTCTTCGTAGCACTCGGGGCCGGCGGGGTTCCACAGGCGGGTCATCTGGACCTGTCGAGCCTCGCCCCACGTACGCGCGGTGGCGAGCGCCGTGATCTCCGCGCCCTCCTCGGTCGCGGTGTCAGCGTCGGCGAAGGCGAGGCAGTCGTGGTGGGTGGCGTGGCCGTAGACCAGGCGCCGGGTGGTCGGGTGGTGCGTCGTCATGGCGCACATCCTTCCTCAGGGGTATGACTTCCAAGATCGGCAGACGGCCGGGGGCGGATCCTCCGGTCGGGTGACCGTCAGGTCAGCTGTTCCTGGCCCCGTCACCTGGAGAAACGCCCATTCCGGCAGCGTCTCCGTATCCGCTAGCGTGCGGTCGTGACCACTGAGCGACCGCGTCCGGACGACGAACCGACGATGGGCAAGCCGGCTGCGCCTCGGCGTGAACCGAGCAGGTTCTCCGACTGGGGGCCCGACTACGGCCCCGAGATCATCGAGGGCTACGAGGAGCCTCCGTACGACGAGCCGGATCCCCGATAGGGA
This region includes:
- a CDS encoding helix-turn-helix transcriptional regulator; this translates as MAEELGSTVPRRQLGRLLRQFRNEAGVTLDAAAEALEYSRQKIWRIECGMGPVRVLDVKAMCDLYGVSPEMTEAMRGLAAETKSKGWWHAYGDAVPSWFELYVGLESAAAYLRRYDESLIPGILQTKEYAHALYRLGGRLSDEERERAVQVRLQRQALLVRRLPAAPRLEAVLSEAVLRRGVGGSAVMGAQLDQLVKLSDLPNVSVRVLPLAAGPQPGAVAGSFVILDFPPTKNGRAAPEPSVVYSESLTGALYLDKPDELAAYERVWRGLDVLTLGEAESKDMIKRIIGEMRHD
- a CDS encoding DUF397 domain-containing protein, with product MTDLTGTIWRKSTRSGDNGGDCVEVATNLPGIVAVRDSKDPNGPALTFAPAAWSAFTAATKSGLRAHHAQS
- a CDS encoding PIN-like domain-containing protein; protein product: MTTADSLVNGGTASSGSRGIIDGFEGYVTPTAEEYSRVLATGMVVLDANVLLNLYRYTAGARDDLLAVMEKLSDRLWVPHRVLVEFWRNRDRVLRDPRDTGKTVRELEELRGRAARAFQTWVNRVSLPPDRASEVLGQLSAGFDAVMRYVDDFKDATAMDAARDTNTDVVLRSLRSILQGRVGHPLDEQALAAALVEAQRRLDEKIPPGYMDRKKEGAEGAGDYLVWEQVLREAETRRCDVLFVTGDVKEDWWREEGGERRGPRIELVEELRQRAGTRLFMVRPPQLLNYARGALAVTVRDRSVEDADKVDAFLSEAEPELANGGWDPDAVTYLLDRLAREAPRQAIVLLKAAQQGGYVSRSQVYELTHFPQERSLRGFTRPFNRIVQLMREEGVLPEEAVDVFWAVYNDESPSFGVAAGFQIHDDVLPLFLSRMRDRSPGGEDAD
- a CDS encoding LysE family translocator encodes the protein MTATTIVAFAGVMALGALSPGPDFAIVVRQAAVSGRTRGMATAAGIAAGVFVWSVAAATGVAALLAASATAFTVVKLVGAGYLAYLGIRALLAAARDSGGLVADQGRQEQTSVLAAFRQGLLCNVLNPKAAVFFVALMPQFLGTDASVVDAVVLAVVAVTVALLWFLGVANVVAALRRLLNRPTVRRAIDAATGVALIGLGVRLAATRL